Within Candidatus Fusobacterium pullicola, the genomic segment CATAAGATTTACTCATCTTTTGTCCATCTACTCCAGGAACTACAGCAGAGTCATCTAAAGTAAGAGGCTCAGGAAGTTTAAATAGTTCAACTCCATATTGTTGATTAAATTTCATAGCTATATCTCTAGTCATCTCTAGATGTTGTTTTTGATCTTTTCCAACTGGAACTACATCAGCATCATACATTAAAATATCAGCAGCCATTAAAACTGGATAAGTAAGAAGTCCAGTATTTGGGGAGATCCCCTTAGCTATCTTATCTTTGTATGAGTGCCCTCTCTCTAATAGTCCAACTGGAGTAACATTAGATAGTAACCAAGAAAGCTCTACATGTTCAGGAATATCCGATTGTAAGAATATAGTAGACTTATTAGGATCAAGTCCTAATGCTAAATAATCTAATACTATATTATATGTATTATCTTTTAAAGCTTTTGGGTCAGTTAGTGATGTAAGAGAGTGATAGTCAGCTATAAAATAAAATCCATCATACTCTCCACTATTTTGAGCATCTATAAATTGTTTCATAGCTCCAAAATAGTTTCCAAGGTGAAGTATTCCACTAGGTTGAATACCAGATAAACTTCTTTTCATTGTGTTCCTCCTAAAATAATATTATAATTTCATAATATTATACCATAATACTTACTTTGTTTCTACAACAGAATCAAAAATGTATTTACCATCTTGAACTTTGATAATAGTAACAGCTTTGATAGGGTTATTATTTTCATCAAAAGTTAGATGTCCAGTAACTCCATCCATATCACTTGCTTTTATAGCCTTAGTTAATTCAGCTTTGTCTGTAGTACCAGCTTTATCTATTGCATTTTTTAAAACATATACAGTATCATATGCAAGAGCAGAGAAAGCTGTTGGTTCTTCATTGTATTTCTCTCTATATTTTTTTAAGAAAGATTGAATTTTTTCATTGCTATCCTCAGTTGAGTAGTGGTTAGTGAAGTAAGAGTTATCAACTACAGAGTAAGATGATGAATCAAGAGCTCCAATTATTCCATCCCAACCATCTGGTCCTACAAAAGTAGATTTCATTCCAATCTCTCTAGCTTGTGTAGCAATAAGTGCTGAAAGCTCATAGTATTCAGGAACAACTAAGATATCTGGATTTTCACTATTTATTTTAGTAAGTTGAGCTTTGAAATCCTTATCTCCATCAGAGTATCCTTCCTTAGCAACTACTTTTATTCCCTCTTTTTCAGCTTGTTTTATAAAGGCGTTAGCAATTCCATCAGAGTAATCACTAGATGTATTTACCATAATAGCAGCAGTTTTAGCCCCTAGTTTATCCTTAGAAAACTTTGCTAATGTACTTCCTTGGTAAGGGTCAGTAAAACATACACGGAATATATTTGGTCCAGCATCGGTTATATTTATTTGTGTTCCTGTAGGGGTGATCATAGGTATTCCATCTTGGGCAGCTAATTCAGCTACAGCCAAAGTAGGTTTTGAAGTAACACTTCCAAGGATAGCTACAACTCCCTCATCAGTTAATTTATTATAGGCATTTACAGCTTCGATAGGATCTGCCTTCTCATCTAAAGAGATATACTCAAATTTCTTTCCTAAAACTCCACCATTGGCATTGATCTCCTCAAAGGCTAATTTAGCTCCCTTATCAACAGTGATTCCATACATAGCAGCAGAACCAGTTAAAGGTCCCATTCCTCCTACTTTGATAGTAGAACTCTCCTCTTGACTTTGGTTTGCTCCACAGCTCATCATCATAGTAGCTCCAGCTAACATTGCAATAATCTTTTTCATAAAATTTTCCTCCTTAAGATATTTTGGTATAAAAAAAACAGCCTGTTAGGCTGTTGGTAACAAAAAATTATTTAGAATACAAAAAATAAATATAAAAACATATGTATTTTTATAAAAGGTTAAAATAAAACTAAATAATATATAATCCTAACATTTTAACAAAGTATATGAAAATTGACTCAGATTGTTAAGGCTGAGTGAGAGTCCATATACAGTTGTCCAACAAATGTTAGCACTATACATAATAGTTCCTCCTAATTTTTTTACTTTTTTTTCATTATAGCACTTTTTTTTCAAAAAGCAAGAAAAAGTTTAAAAAAGATATTGAAACATAAAAAAATAGATAGCTGAGTAGAGAAAAAAAGATGTAAAATAAACAAACATATAGTATAATAAAATTATCAATAATTATGGAGGTATTAGAGATGAATTATTATGTAGGAATTGACTTAGGAGGAACGAATACTAAGATAGGAA encodes:
- the trpS gene encoding tryptophan--tRNA ligase, with translation MKRSLSGIQPSGILHLGNYFGAMKQFIDAQNSGEYDGFYFIADYHSLTSLTDPKALKDNTYNIVLDYLALGLDPNKSTIFLQSDIPEHVELSWLLSNVTPVGLLERGHSYKDKIAKGISPNTGLLTYPVLMAADILMYDADVVPVGKDQKQHLEMTRDIAMKFNQQYGVELFKLPEPLTLDDSAVVPGVDGQKMSKSYGNTINMFASKKDLKKQIMSIVTDSTPLEEPKNPDNNIAKIYALFASIEKQNEMKEKFLAGNYGYGHAKTELLNAVLEYFGEAREKREKLAQDMNYVHDVLFEGGKKARAIAQDKIMRAKEAVGIVGNMYKYY
- a CDS encoding ABC transporter substrate-binding protein — protein: MKKIIAMLAGATMMMSCGANQSQEESSTIKVGGMGPLTGSAAMYGITVDKGAKLAFEEINANGGVLGKKFEYISLDEKADPIEAVNAYNKLTDEGVVAILGSVTSKPTLAVAELAAQDGIPMITPTGTQINITDAGPNIFRVCFTDPYQGSTLAKFSKDKLGAKTAAIMVNTSSDYSDGIANAFIKQAEKEGIKVVAKEGYSDGDKDFKAQLTKINSENPDILVVPEYYELSALIATQAREIGMKSTFVGPDGWDGIIGALDSSSYSVVDNSYFTNHYSTEDSNEKIQSFLKKYREKYNEEPTAFSALAYDTVYVLKNAIDKAGTTDKAELTKAIKASDMDGVTGHLTFDENNNPIKAVTIIKVQDGKYIFDSVVETK